The Scyliorhinus canicula chromosome 13, sScyCan1.1, whole genome shotgun sequence genome contains a region encoding:
- the LOC119975848 gene encoding cytochrome b-c1 complex subunit 10-like — translation MLAKLIGPRYVQLIKNWIPTMATWGGVGCVVLVYVTDWRVIVDRIPYVRGKFKTE, via the coding sequence ATGTTGGCAAAATTAATCGGACCCAGATACGTCCAGTTGATAAAGAACTGGATTCCAACAATGGCAACATGGGGAGGTGTTGGTTGTGTGGTACTGGTGTACGTAACAGATTGGAGAGTAATAGTTGACCGTATCCCATATGTAAGAGGGAAATTCAAGACTGAATGA